In Phragmites australis chromosome 16, lpPhrAust1.1, whole genome shotgun sequence, one DNA window encodes the following:
- the LOC133896176 gene encoding mini zinc finger protein 4-like, whose protein sequence is MMKRLVILRRCHPPPPSVLFGGCCRGVRYGECRRNHAASMGGHAVDGCREFLAEGEEGTSGALRCAACGCHRSFHRRVVQRCCCCYCDADADARAAAAAPGRWDDCSPESTASSTTAS, encoded by the coding sequence ATGATGAAGAGGCTGGTGATCCTGAGGCGGtgccacccgccgccgccgtccgtgCTTTTCGGAGGGTGCTGCCGCGGAGTGCGGTACGGGGAGTGCCGGCGCAACCACGCGGCGAGCATGGGCGGGCACGCGGTGGACGGGTGCCGCGAGTTCCTGGCCGAGGGCGAGGAGGGCACCAGCGGCGCGCTCCGCTGCGCCGCGTGCGGCTGCCACCGCAGCTTCCACCGCCGCGTGGTGcagcgctgctgctgctgctactgtgacgccgacgccgacgcccgcgcggccgccgcagcgCCCGGCCGGTGGGACGACTGCTCGCCGGAGTCCACGGCGTCCAGCACCACGGCCAGCTAG